A stretch of Lutra lutra chromosome 9, mLutLut1.2, whole genome shotgun sequence DNA encodes these proteins:
- the NKX2-2 gene encoding homeobox protein Nkx-2.2, with translation MSLTNTKTGFSVKDILDLPDTNDEEGSVAEGPEEESEGPEPAKRAGPLGQGTLDTVQSLPLKNPFYDSSDNPYTRWLASTEGLQYSLHGLAAGGAPQDSSSKSPEPSADESPDNDKETPGGGGDAGKKRKRRVLFSKAQTYELERRFRQQRYLSAPEREHLASLIRLTPTQVKIWFQNHRYKMKRARAEKGMEVTPLPSPRRVAVPVLVRDGKPCHALKAQDLAAATFQAGIPFSAYSAQSLQHMQYNAQYSSASTPQYPTAHPLVQAQQWTW, from the exons ATGTCGCTGACCAACACAAAGACGGGGTTTTCGGTCAAGGACATCTTGGACCTGCCGGACACCAACGATGAGGAGGGTTCGGTGGCCGAAGGGCCGGAGGAGGAGAGCGAGGGGCCAGAGCCCGCCAAGAGGGCCGGGCCGCTAGGGCAGGGCACCCTGGACACCGTGCAGAGCCTGCCCCTGAAGAACCCCTTCTACGACAGCAGCGACAACCCCTATACGCGCTGGCTGGCCAGCACGGAGGGCCTCCAGTACTCCC tgCACGGGCTGGCGGCCGGCGGGGCGCCCCAAGATTCAAGCTCCAAGTCCCCGGAGCCTTCGGCCGACGAATCACCGGACAATGACAAGGAGACCCCAGGCGGCGGGGGGGACGCGGGCAAGAAGCGGAAGCGGCGGGTGCTCTTCTCCAAGGCGCAGACCTATGAGCTGGAGCGGCGCTTCCGGCAGCAGCGGTACCTGTCAGCGCCCGAGCGGGAGCACCTAGCCAGCCTCATACGCCTCACGCCCACGCAGGTCAAGATCTGGTTCCAGAACCACCGCTACAAGATGAAGCGTGCCCGGGCCGAGAAAGGTATGGAGGTGACGCCCCTACCCTCGCCGCGCCGGGTGGCCGTGCCCGTTTTGGTCAGGGACGGCAAACCGTGCCACGCGCTCAAAGCCCAGGACCTGGCAGCCGCCACTTTCCAGGCGGGCATCCCCTTTTCGGCCTACAGCGCGCAGTCTCTGCAGCACATGCAGTACAACGCCCAGTACAGCTCGGCCAGCACCCCCCAGTACCCGACAGCACACCCCCTGGTCCAGGCCCAGCAGTGGACTTGGTGA